In Saccharomonospora marina XMU15, one genomic interval encodes:
- a CDS encoding lactate 2-monooxygenase translates to MPDRFGYYQNELYLQGYGGTKPPFSTDATKLEDSAAEVLDPEAFSYVAGGAGSGATMRANREAFDRWKLVPRMLTDATERELDTTVLGTAMPAPVLLAPVGVQSIVHPEAESATARAASALGVPMVMSTASSTSIEDVAQASGEGPRWFQLYWPGDPDVCGSILARARAAGFSTLVVTLDTWTLGWRPCDLDAGYLPFLRGLGMAVAFSDPAFRQLLDKPPEQDTPTAVLRWISMITGTDRHWSALPFLREHWDGPIVLKGIQHVDDARRAVDAGMDGIVVSNHGGRQVDGAAASLEVLPEIATAVGDRIEVLFDSGVRTGADVLKALALGAKAVLLGRPYVYGLALGGEDGVRHVLRSVLADLDLTMALSGHRSPADLTAAALRRA, encoded by the coding sequence GTGCCCGATCGGTTCGGCTACTACCAGAACGAGCTCTACCTGCAGGGCTACGGCGGCACGAAACCACCGTTTTCCACCGACGCCACGAAGCTGGAGGACTCGGCGGCCGAGGTGCTGGACCCGGAAGCGTTCTCCTACGTCGCGGGCGGCGCGGGTTCGGGCGCCACGATGCGCGCCAACCGCGAGGCGTTCGACCGCTGGAAGCTCGTCCCCCGCATGCTGACCGATGCCACCGAACGTGAGCTCGACACCACGGTGCTCGGCACTGCGATGCCCGCTCCCGTGCTGCTGGCCCCCGTTGGCGTGCAGTCGATCGTGCACCCCGAGGCCGAGTCCGCGACCGCGCGGGCCGCCTCGGCTCTCGGCGTACCGATGGTCATGTCCACGGCCTCCTCCACCAGCATCGAGGACGTCGCGCAGGCCAGTGGTGAAGGGCCGAGGTGGTTCCAGCTGTACTGGCCCGGCGATCCGGACGTGTGCGGCAGCATCCTCGCCCGCGCCCGCGCGGCCGGGTTCTCCACGCTCGTGGTCACACTCGACACCTGGACCCTGGGATGGCGGCCGTGCGACCTCGACGCGGGCTACCTGCCGTTCCTGCGTGGCCTCGGTATGGCGGTGGCGTTCTCCGACCCGGCGTTTCGGCAACTGCTTGACAAGCCGCCCGAGCAGGACACGCCGACGGCGGTGCTGCGCTGGATCTCCATGATCACCGGGACCGACCGGCACTGGTCGGCGCTGCCGTTCCTGCGCGAGCACTGGGACGGGCCCATCGTGTTGAAGGGCATCCAGCACGTCGACGACGCCAGGCGGGCCGTGGACGCGGGTATGGACGGCATCGTGGTGTCCAACCACGGCGGGCGGCAGGTGGACGGTGCGGCCGCGTCGCTGGAGGTGCTGCCCGAGATCGCCACGGCGGTCGGTGACCGCATCGAGGTGCTGTTCGACTCCGGGGTACGTACCGGAGCCGATGTGTTGAAGGCACTCGCATTGGGCGCCAAGGCGGTGCTGTTGGGCAGGCCGTACGTCTACGGGCTCGCGCTCGGCGGTGAGGACGGGGTGCGGCACGTGCTGCGTAGCGTGCTGGCCGACCTGGACCTGACGATGGCGCTGTCGGGACATCGCAGCCCGGCCGACCTCACCGCCGCCGCGCTGCGCAGGGCATGA
- the hrpA gene encoding ATP-dependent RNA helicase HrpA: MSTASPFTELRSRLPELMLRDEHRLRRRIEGARKTRKGAAASRVLADIEADLDKAAQRVRSRRESVPRLTFPEQLPVSAHRDELAKAISDNQVVIVAGETGSGKTTQLPKICLELGFGVRGQIGHTQPRRLAARTVAERIAAELDTEPGEVVGHKVRFTDTSGDRTLVKVMTDGILLAEITGDRMLRQYDTIIIDEAHERSLNIDFLLGYLKQLLPRRPDLKLIITSATIDPERFSRHFDDAPVVEVSGRTYPVEVRYRPVVDPDDPQADADRDQVQAIGDAVRELVAEGPGDILVFLSGEREIRDTHEALSALSLPDTEILPLYARLSAADQHRVFRPHRGRRIVLATNVAETSLTVPGIKYVVDPGTARISRYSHRTKVQRLPIEPISQASANQRKGRCGRTSDGICIRLYSREDFESRPEFTEPEILRTNLASVILQMTSLGLGDVARFPFVEPPDRRQVSAGVQLLRELGALEPSGDKLTDTGRKLAQLPVDPRLARMIVEATRNGCVREVMIIAAALSIQDPRERPADRQDAARQAHARFADPESDFLSYLKLWDYLREQQQALSSNQFRKLCRAEYLNYLRVREWQDIYGQLRQLAKPLGATLNTVAAQPKQIHTALLSGLLSHVGLRDPVKGDYLGARGTRFSVFPGSALFRKQPRWIASAELVETSRLWARVNARIEPEWVEPLAQHLVKRTYSEPHWERKQGAVMAYERVTLYGIPLVTGRKVNYGRIDPETSRQLFIRHALVEGDWQTRHQFFHDNLDLLREVEDLENRARRRDILVDDETLFAFYDERVGSDVVSARHFDSWWKRVRREQPDLLNFEKAMLVNAAAEEISTADYPDTWTQGELRFALTYQFEPGTQADGVTVHIPLAVLNQVSADGFEWQVPGLRQELLTALLKSLPKALRRNLVPAPDTARQVLSRITPQDGPLLEVLSDELESLRGVAVPVTEFRFRAVPDHLRMTFRIVDERDRTVAEGKDLEQLRHRLTGRLRETISEAGETIERRGLRSPAFGELPKVFQTNRGGHKVKAYPALVDEGDAVAVRMLDTPGQQQAAMWRGTRRLLRLNLPSPMKYVSRGLSNESKLVLTRNPHGGVAALLEDCVDCAVDKLVADAGGPAWDEAGFAALLESVRARLNPTVLAVSREVEDVLRAAHDVESRLEQVRKGALEESLADMRAQLAALVYPGFVTDTGYDRLADLVRYLRAIERRLEKLPTDPEGDVRRLREISWLYEEYRAALQALPAGAQPPPELAGIRWMLEELRVSFFAQTLRTAYPVSVKRVLRALDDAAA, encoded by the coding sequence ATGTCTACTGCTTCCCCGTTCACCGAGTTGCGGTCCCGCCTGCCCGAGCTCATGTTGCGCGACGAGCATCGGCTGCGCCGCCGTATCGAGGGCGCCCGCAAGACCCGCAAGGGCGCGGCGGCGAGCCGGGTCCTTGCGGACATCGAGGCCGACCTCGACAAGGCGGCGCAGCGGGTGCGGTCGCGCAGGGAGTCGGTGCCCCGGCTGACCTTCCCCGAGCAGTTGCCGGTCAGCGCGCACCGCGACGAGTTGGCGAAAGCGATCAGCGACAACCAGGTCGTGATCGTGGCGGGGGAGACCGGTTCGGGCAAGACGACGCAGTTGCCGAAGATCTGCCTCGAGCTGGGGTTTGGCGTGCGCGGGCAGATCGGGCACACCCAGCCGCGAAGGCTGGCGGCGCGCACGGTGGCCGAGCGCATCGCGGCCGAGCTGGACACCGAACCGGGCGAGGTGGTCGGTCACAAGGTGCGCTTCACCGACACCTCGGGAGATCGCACCCTCGTCAAGGTGATGACCGACGGCATCCTGCTCGCCGAGATCACCGGCGACCGGATGTTGCGCCAGTACGACACCATCATCATCGACGAGGCACACGAGCGAAGCCTCAACATCGACTTCCTGCTCGGCTACCTCAAACAGTTGCTGCCCCGCAGGCCCGACCTCAAGCTGATCATCACGTCGGCGACCATCGACCCGGAGCGGTTCTCCCGGCACTTCGACGACGCACCCGTCGTGGAGGTGTCGGGACGCACCTACCCGGTCGAGGTGCGGTACCGGCCTGTCGTCGACCCCGACGATCCGCAAGCCGATGCCGACCGCGACCAGGTACAGGCCATCGGGGACGCGGTGCGCGAACTGGTTGCGGAGGGACCCGGCGACATCCTGGTGTTCCTCTCCGGTGAACGGGAGATCCGCGACACCCACGAGGCGCTTTCGGCGTTGTCCCTTCCCGACACCGAGATACTGCCGCTGTACGCGCGGCTGTCGGCGGCCGACCAGCACCGCGTCTTCCGGCCGCACCGCGGCAGGCGGATCGTGCTGGCCACCAACGTGGCCGAGACCTCGCTCACGGTTCCCGGGATCAAGTACGTCGTCGATCCGGGGACCGCGCGCATCTCCCGTTACAGTCACCGAACCAAGGTGCAGCGGCTTCCCATCGAGCCGATCTCGCAGGCCTCGGCGAACCAGCGAAAGGGTCGCTGCGGTCGCACCTCGGACGGGATCTGCATCCGGCTCTACTCCCGCGAGGACTTCGAGTCGCGGCCGGAGTTCACCGAGCCGGAGATCCTGCGCACCAACCTGGCGTCGGTGATCCTGCAGATGACCTCGCTCGGTCTCGGTGACGTGGCGCGGTTCCCGTTCGTCGAGCCACCCGACCGCCGCCAGGTCAGCGCGGGCGTGCAGCTGCTGCGCGAACTCGGCGCGCTGGAGCCGTCCGGCGACAAACTCACCGACACCGGTCGCAAACTGGCCCAGCTGCCCGTCGACCCGAGGCTGGCGCGGATGATCGTTGAGGCAACCCGCAACGGCTGCGTCCGCGAGGTCATGATCATCGCTGCCGCTTTGTCCATTCAGGACCCGCGTGAGCGGCCCGCCGACCGGCAGGACGCGGCAAGGCAGGCGCACGCCCGCTTCGCCGACCCGGAGTCGGACTTCCTCTCCTACCTGAAACTGTGGGACTACCTGCGCGAGCAGCAGCAGGCGCTGTCGAGCAACCAGTTCCGCAAGCTGTGCCGCGCGGAGTACCTGAACTACCTGCGGGTGCGGGAGTGGCAGGACATCTACGGCCAGCTGCGCCAGCTCGCCAAGCCGCTCGGCGCCACACTGAACACCGTCGCGGCGCAGCCCAAGCAGATCCACACCGCGCTGCTGAGCGGACTGCTGTCCCATGTCGGGCTGCGAGACCCCGTCAAGGGCGACTACCTCGGCGCGCGAGGTACGCGATTCTCGGTGTTTCCCGGCTCGGCGCTGTTTCGCAAGCAGCCGCGCTGGATCGCCTCCGCGGAGCTGGTGGAAACCTCGCGGTTGTGGGCGAGGGTCAACGCGCGGATCGAACCGGAGTGGGTCGAGCCGCTGGCGCAGCACCTGGTGAAGCGCACCTACTCCGAGCCGCACTGGGAACGCAAGCAGGGCGCGGTGATGGCGTACGAGCGCGTCACCCTGTACGGCATCCCGCTGGTGACCGGACGCAAGGTGAACTACGGGCGCATCGACCCCGAGACCTCGCGGCAGTTGTTCATCCGGCACGCACTGGTGGAGGGGGACTGGCAAACCCGGCACCAGTTCTTCCACGACAACCTCGACCTGTTGCGAGAGGTCGAGGACCTGGAGAACCGCGCCCGCCGCAGGGACATACTCGTCGACGACGAGACGCTGTTCGCCTTCTACGACGAGCGCGTCGGCTCCGACGTGGTGTCGGCACGGCACTTCGACTCGTGGTGGAAGCGGGTCAGGCGCGAGCAGCCGGACCTGCTGAACTTCGAGAAGGCGATGCTCGTCAACGCCGCCGCCGAAGAGATCAGCACCGCCGACTACCCGGACACCTGGACGCAGGGCGAGCTGCGGTTCGCGCTGACCTACCAGTTCGAGCCGGGCACGCAGGCAGACGGCGTCACGGTGCACATCCCGCTTGCCGTGCTGAACCAGGTGAGCGCCGACGGTTTCGAATGGCAGGTGCCCGGCCTGCGACAGGAACTGTTGACGGCGTTGCTGAAGTCGCTTCCGAAGGCGTTGCGGCGCAATCTCGTTCCCGCTCCCGACACCGCACGGCAGGTGCTGTCGCGGATCACGCCGCAGGACGGGCCGCTGCTGGAGGTGCTCAGCGACGAGCTGGAGTCGCTGCGGGGTGTCGCGGTTCCCGTGACGGAGTTCCGGTTCCGCGCCGTGCCCGACCACCTGCGTATGACCTTCCGGATCGTGGACGAGCGTGACCGCACCGTCGCCGAGGGCAAGGACCTCGAGCAATTGCGGCACCGGCTGACCGGCCGGCTGCGTGAGACGATCTCCGAAGCGGGCGAGACCATCGAACGTCGCGGCCTGCGCTCGCCTGCGTTCGGCGAGCTGCCGAAGGTGTTCCAGACCAACCGGGGCGGGCACAAGGTGAAGGCCTATCCCGCGCTCGTCGACGAGGGCGATGCCGTCGCCGTACGCATGCTCGACACACCCGGCCAGCAGCAGGCGGCGATGTGGCGGGGCACGCGGCGATTGCTGCGGCTCAACCTGCCCTCACCGATGAAGTACGTCAGTCGTGGGCTGAGCAACGAGTCCAAACTCGTGCTGACCCGCAATCCACACGGCGGCGTCGCCGCCCTGCTGGAGGACTGCGTGGACTGCGCGGTGGACAAGCTGGTGGCCGACGCGGGCGGGCCCGCGTGGGACGAAGCGGGGTTCGCGGCGTTGCTGGAATCGGTGCGCGCGAGGTTGAATCCGACCGTGCTCGCCGTGTCGCGCGAGGTCGAGGATGTACTGCGCGCCGCTCACGATGTCGAGAGCAGGCTGGAGCAGGTTCGGAAGGGGGCACTGGAGGAGTCGCTGGCGGACATGCGGGCGCAGCTGGCGGCGCTGGTGTATCCCGGCTTCGTGACGGACACCGGCTACGACCGGCTTGCTGACCTCGTGCGCTACCTTCGCGCGATCGAGCGCAGGCTGGAGAAGCTGCCGACCGACCCCGAGGGCGACGTGCGAAGGCTGCGGGAGATCTCGTGGCTGTACGAGGAGTACCGGGCCGCGCTGCAGGCGTTGCCTGCGGGCGCGCAGCCGCCGCCGGAACTGGCGGGCATCCGGTGGATGCTTGAGGAACTGCGAGTGAGTTTCTTCGCGCAGACACTGCGCACGGCCTACCCGGTTTCGGTGAAGCGGGTGCTGCGTGCGCTCGACGACGCGGCGGCCTGA
- a CDS encoding bifunctional 3'-5' exonuclease/DNA polymerase, which translates to MLLIVVREADGYALRPLGGREAVPEHLGAAEFADLAVRWEREFTPRWVFTSVERDYAPLVAHGVRLGRCHDLALAEYLLLAHEGLHEQSRGLAAAYARANGLPTPTDTGPDHFEADSQPTLFDPTDPGLPEGVSTLDAAEQVLASQQRRINGLPRPDRMRLLVAAESASALAAVEMSADGLPWRADVHDLLLTELLGEKAASGLRPRRLAELAQRIQQAFGGRPVNPDHPGSVVRAFSHAGIEVPSTRAHVLRRIDHPAVAPLLEYKELARLHSAHGWAWLDQWVRDDRFRPVYVVGGVVSGRWASRGGAALQIPKVLRSCVRADPGWKLVVADAAQLEPRILAALSGDRELARVSESTDLYTSLATAMFARSPSAEDRQHAKIAMLSAMYGSTAGEAASLLVLLRQRFPTAVSYVENAALEGERGELVRSRLGRTSPPPSAAWRALTGGGADEEKARRAARDWGRFTRNFVVQASAADWTAVLLAALRRSLPAPASLVFFQHDEVVVHSPTELAHQVCAALDDAVAEATALVFGPACPVRFPMPADVVDRYDEAR; encoded by the coding sequence GTGCTGCTGATCGTCGTGCGGGAGGCCGACGGCTACGCCCTGCGCCCGCTCGGCGGGCGGGAAGCAGTACCCGAGCACCTCGGCGCGGCCGAATTCGCCGACCTCGCGGTGCGTTGGGAGCGTGAGTTCACCCCGAGGTGGGTCTTCACTTCCGTGGAGCGCGACTACGCCCCGCTGGTGGCCCACGGTGTGCGGTTGGGACGCTGCCACGACCTCGCGCTCGCCGAGTACCTGCTGCTGGCACACGAGGGGCTGCACGAGCAGTCGCGCGGACTGGCCGCCGCCTACGCCAGGGCCAACGGCCTGCCCACACCCACCGACACCGGACCCGACCACTTCGAAGCGGACTCGCAGCCCACGCTGTTCGACCCGACGGACCCGGGCCTGCCCGAAGGCGTGAGCACGCTCGACGCGGCGGAGCAGGTGCTCGCCAGCCAACAGCGGCGGATCAACGGCCTGCCGCGCCCGGACCGGATGCGGCTGCTCGTCGCGGCGGAGTCGGCCAGCGCCCTCGCCGCTGTCGAGATGTCCGCCGACGGCCTACCCTGGCGCGCCGACGTACACGACCTGCTGCTCACCGAACTGCTCGGCGAGAAAGCCGCGAGCGGCCTGCGGCCGAGGCGGCTCGCCGAGCTGGCCCAACGCATCCAGCAGGCCTTCGGCGGCAGGCCGGTCAACCCCGACCATCCCGGCAGCGTGGTGCGCGCCTTCTCGCACGCGGGTATCGAGGTGCCCTCGACTCGGGCGCACGTGCTGCGCCGGATCGACCATCCGGCGGTGGCACCGCTGCTGGAGTACAAGGAGCTGGCAAGACTGCACTCGGCGCACGGCTGGGCCTGGCTGGACCAGTGGGTGCGCGACGACCGGTTCCGGCCGGTGTACGTGGTGGGCGGTGTCGTTTCGGGACGCTGGGCCAGCCGGGGTGGCGCGGCACTCCAGATCCCGAAGGTGCTGCGAAGCTGCGTACGGGCCGATCCCGGGTGGAAGCTGGTGGTGGCCGACGCCGCGCAGCTGGAGCCGCGCATTCTGGCCGCGCTCTCCGGCGACAGGGAGCTGGCCAGGGTGTCCGAATCCACGGACCTGTACACGAGCTTGGCGACGGCCATGTTCGCACGCTCCCCGAGCGCCGAGGACAGGCAGCACGCGAAGATCGCGATGCTTTCGGCCATGTACGGCTCGACGGCGGGCGAGGCCGCCTCGCTGCTGGTGCTGCTGCGGCAACGGTTCCCGACTGCGGTGTCCTATGTGGAGAATGCTGCGCTGGAGGGTGAGCGGGGCGAGCTGGTGCGTTCCCGACTCGGTCGCACGTCACCGCCACCGTCGGCCGCGTGGCGCGCGCTCACCGGCGGCGGTGCCGACGAGGAGAAGGCACGCAGGGCGGCCCGTGACTGGGGCCGGTTCACCCGAAACTTCGTGGTGCAGGCCAGCGCAGCCGACTGGACGGCTGTGCTGCTGGCGGCCCTGCGTCGCAGCTTGCCCGCACCTGCAAGCCTGGTGTTCTTCCAGCACGACGAGGTCGTGGTGCACTCCCCCACCGAACTGGCCCACCAGGTCTGTGCCGCGCTCGACGACGCCGTCGCCGAGGCGACGGCACTGGTGTTCGGACCGGCGTGCCCGGTGCGCTTCCCGATGCCCGCCGATGTGGTCGACCGCTACGACGAGGCCCGCTGA
- a CDS encoding Ig-like domain-containing protein encodes MSVTPAGTGFPAPRRSPRRGIRRVGSVVAGVAVLFGAFSVVLVPQATAQPATSTTTLTAEPPSPTFGDPVTMTATVTCAGAQPGGTVDFTTEGGSLGDAMLQPADPDTATASLTVYGLAPGSHSITAYYGGDASCAASTSDLVVVTVAAEESGPVTGSVDITEPTTLLPGTIVLGSVNISGEGALNAEGARIIGAVTATGGVGLRLCESTVLGRLSVSGMDGVVQIGDTDAGIPCEGNNIFGRAGFTDNTGYLELDDNRVLGSVTLTGNTTTISVPPDNPDATEVAANTIFGSLGCTGNTPPPTNSGEPNTVYGSSTGQCAEL; translated from the coding sequence GTGAGCGTTACGCCAGCAGGAACCGGATTCCCGGCACCGCGAAGAAGCCCGCGCCGGGGTATCCGGCGGGTCGGGTCGGTCGTGGCCGGTGTGGCAGTGTTGTTCGGTGCGTTCTCCGTTGTCCTGGTTCCCCAGGCCACGGCGCAACCCGCGACCTCGACCACCACCTTGACGGCGGAGCCGCCGTCGCCGACCTTCGGTGATCCCGTAACCATGACCGCCACGGTGACCTGTGCCGGCGCGCAACCCGGCGGGACCGTCGACTTCACCACCGAAGGTGGCAGCCTCGGCGACGCCATGCTGCAACCGGCTGACCCGGACACCGCCACCGCCTCGTTGACCGTGTACGGGCTTGCGCCCGGCTCCCACAGCATCACCGCCTACTACGGCGGCGACGCTTCCTGTGCGGCGTCCACATCGGACCTCGTTGTCGTCACGGTCGCGGCCGAGGAATCGGGGCCGGTGACGGGTTCGGTGGACATCACCGAACCCACGACGCTACTTCCGGGGACGATCGTGCTGGGCTCGGTCAACATCAGTGGCGAAGGAGCGCTGAACGCCGAGGGAGCCCGCATCATCGGGGCCGTGACCGCCACCGGCGGCGTTGGTCTGCGGTTGTGTGAAAGCACCGTGCTCGGCAGGCTGTCGGTCAGCGGGATGGACGGTGTCGTGCAGATCGGCGACACCGATGCCGGTATTCCGTGTGAGGGCAACAACATCTTCGGCAGGGCCGGCTTCACCGACAACACCGGCTACCTGGAACTCGACGACAATCGCGTTCTCGGGAGTGTGACGCTGACCGGCAACACCACCACCATCTCCGTGCCGCCGGACAACCCCGATGCCACCGAGGTCGCAGCCAACACCATCTTCGGCAGCCTCGGTTGCAC